The Mercurialis annua linkage group LG8, ddMerAnnu1.2, whole genome shotgun sequence genome window below encodes:
- the LOC126660339 gene encoding protein WHAT'S THIS FACTOR 9, mitochondrial translates to MQFLFRYLRPHGRRQHHRSFVDAASIKYVKDRGLDHAVQREKHLKPMINIKNLIKSEPSKSLPLSVITQNKEFLKIPTRPIDFIRKYPSVFQEISPGGISVHPHIKLTPQVLDLDAEEQLVYESVSYRKNVSDRVLKLLMISRIDKIPLKILDFVKFELGLPPDLVKTLVPEFPDCFRVIGNGDIDNYANLLSGSGSDLCLELVCWSNELACSCMEKKAASDKIDYKKGMPLAFPMQFSKGFEMDKHLKKWLNDWQKLPYISPYENATHLGSSTDESDKWAVSVLHEVLNLFVWKKVEMDTLLCLGEWLGIRSRFKRALLHHPGLFYLSNKMGSCTVVLREAYKRGMLIERSPLIDIRNQYVHLMITASEDHKAISVSGGSKQREKKMGQESKEQGEKGDNVDAVVGNDMDLDHEDDDDDIYDESEEEGENMTHAGRNLSNYRSRLKTIKKFDARGPSKNFGRQRLVQKHHGVTKDVDDKDLDLEDDESEKEGESMTHGHRNLSNNRSRMKPIKIFDAREPSRNFGRQKSGRKSDMRRRPAWS, encoded by the coding sequence ATGCAATTCCTCTTCCGATATCTCCGGCCCCACGGCCGCCGCCAACACCACCGGAGCTTCGTCGACGCCGCCTCCATCAAATACGTAAAAGACCGTGGGCTAGACCACGCAGTGCAGAGAGAAAAACACTTAAAACCAATGATAAACATCAAGAACCTCATTAAATCAGAGCCGTCAAAATCACTTCCACTCTCTGTAATCACTCAAAATAAAGAATTTCTCAAAATCCCAACTCGCCCAATTGATTTTATCCGAAAATACCCTTCAGTGTTTCAAGAAATTTCACCGGGTGGCATCAGTGTCCATCCCCATATCAAGCTCACTCCTCAGGTACTTGATCTTGACGCTGAAGAACAGTTAGTTTATGAGAGTGTTAGTTATAGAAAAAATGTTTCTGATAGAGTTTTAAAGCTGTTAATGATTTCTAGAATTGATAAAATTCCATTGAAGATTcttgattttgttaaatttgAGCTGGGTTTGCCTCCTGATCTTGTTAAAACTTTAGTTCCCGAGTTTCCTGATTGTTTTCGGGTTATTGGTAATGGCGATATTGATAATTATGCAAATTTATTATCCGGGTCTGGTTCGGATTTGTGTTTGGAGTTGGTTTGTTGGAGCAATGAATTGGCTTGTTCTTGCATGGAAAAGAAAGCAGCAAGTGATAAAATTGACTATAAAAAGGGAATGCCTTTAGCGTTTCCGATGCAGTTTTCGAAGGGATTCGAGATGGATAAGCACTTGAAGAAGTGGTTAAACGATTGGCAGAAGTTGCCTTATATTTCTCCGTATGAGAATGCAACACATTTAGGCTCGAGTACGGATGAGTCTGATAAGTGGGCAGTGTCTGTTTTGCATGAGGTTCTTAATCTTTTTGTGTGGAAGAAGGTTGAGATGGATACTTTGTTGTGTTTAGGAGAGTGGTTGGGGATTCGGTCTAGGTTCAAGAGAGCGTTGCTTCACCATCCCGGGCTCTTTTACTTGTCTAACAAAATGGGAAGTTGTACTGTGGTTTTGAGGGAGGCCTATAAGAGGGGAATGCTGATCGAGAGGAGTCCGTTGATAGATATTAGGAACCAGTATGTTCATCTCATGATTACTGCAAGTGAAGATCATAAAGCAATTAGTGTATCTGGAGGAAGTAAACAACGGGAAAAAAAGATGGGCCAAGAATCTAAAGAGCAAGGAGAGAAAGGCGACAATGTGGATGCTGTGGTGGGGAATGATATGGATTTAGATCATGAGGATGATGACGACGATATATATGATGAAAGTGAGGAAGAAGGTGAGAATATGACACATGCTGGtagaaatttatcaaattacaGATCAAGATTGAAGACGATTAAGAAGTTCGATGCAAGAGGGCCTTCAAAGAATTTTGGAAGACAAAGGCTGGTTCAAAAACACCATGGGGTGACCAAAGATGTAGATGATAAGGATTTAGATCTTGAGGATGATGAAAGTGAGAAAGAAGGTGAGAGTATGACTCATGGTCATAGAAACTTATCAAATAATAGATCAAGAATGAAGCCGATTAAAATATTTGATGCAAGGGAGCCTTCAAGGAATTTTGGAAGGCAAAAATCTGGAAGAAAGTCAGATATGAGAAGACGACCAGCTTGGTCGTGA